The Nodosilinea sp. FACHB-141 genome has a segment encoding these proteins:
- the tmk gene encoding dTMP kinase, whose translation MPGKLLVFEGVEGCGKSTQLKLLHSALGKSDRFQQLQQQGVIPQILATREPGGTELGSSLRQLLLGDHGEAAIASRAELLLYAADRAQHVEELIKPALARGCWVLCDRYTDSTVAYQGHGRGLDLGLIAQLNHAATGGLVPDLTLWLKLDAAAGLARTRQRGAADRMEQADLAFHQRVQAGFEALAAQHPERIVAIDATGAVDTVAAEIFAVVEGYLQQWYAPSLMV comes from the coding sequence ATGCCGGGTAAGCTGCTGGTGTTTGAAGGGGTGGAAGGCTGCGGCAAATCGACCCAGCTCAAGCTCCTGCATAGCGCTCTAGGGAAGAGCGATCGCTTCCAGCAGCTCCAGCAGCAGGGCGTGATTCCCCAAATTCTCGCTACTCGCGAGCCGGGGGGCACGGAGTTGGGCTCAAGCCTGCGCCAGCTGCTGCTAGGCGACCACGGCGAGGCTGCGATAGCTAGTCGGGCTGAGCTGCTGCTCTACGCCGCCGATCGCGCCCAGCATGTCGAAGAGTTGATTAAGCCTGCTCTGGCGAGGGGCTGCTGGGTGCTGTGCGATCGCTACACAGACTCCACCGTGGCCTACCAGGGCCATGGGCGCGGCCTAGACCTAGGGCTGATTGCCCAGCTCAATCACGCGGCCACGGGTGGGCTGGTGCCCGACCTCACCTTGTGGCTTAAGCTCGATGCTGCTGCTGGTCTGGCTCGCACACGCCAGCGAGGGGCTGCCGATCGCATGGAGCAAGCCGATCTGGCCTTTCACCAGCGCGTGCAGGCGGGCTTTGAGGCCTTGGCGGCCCAGCATCCAGAACGGATTGTGGCCATTGATGCAACGGGTGCAGTCGATACCGTCGCCGCCGAGATTTTTGCCGTTGTGGAAGGATATTTGCAGCAGTGGTACGCCCCCAGTTTGATGGTCTAG
- a CDS encoding DNA polymerase III subunit delta' (catalyzes the DNA-template-directed extension of the 3'-end of a DNA strand; the delta' subunit seems to interact with the gamma subunit to transfer the beta subunit on the DNA) — translation MVRPQFDGLVGQDTAVALLCRAVEQRRVAPAYLFAGPHGVGRRLAAEHFAEILFTPQSGAPPAALGRRIAQRNHPDLLWVEPTYLHQGKLIAASQAAEEGIARKSPPQTRLEQVRQIAQFLSRPPLEAPRAVVVVEAAETMAEGAANGLLKTLEEPGQATIILLAPGPQSLLPTLVSRCQTVPFQRLNAADMATVLQRAGQAEALGQPQILAMAQGSPGGAIAAYQQLQTIPADLLNALHQPPRSLREALEQGRQVTKTLDTESQLWLLDYLLNWYWQSYPTESLQWLPKLEAAKGYLRRFVQPRLVWEVMLMALVESPGNH, via the coding sequence GTGGTACGCCCCCAGTTTGATGGTCTAGTGGGCCAAGACACTGCCGTTGCTCTGCTCTGCCGCGCGGTGGAGCAGCGGCGAGTGGCTCCCGCCTACCTGTTTGCTGGCCCCCACGGGGTCGGGCGGCGGCTAGCGGCGGAGCACTTTGCCGAAATTTTGTTTACCCCGCAGTCTGGGGCACCGCCCGCAGCGCTGGGGCGACGCATTGCCCAGCGCAATCACCCCGACCTGCTGTGGGTCGAGCCCACCTATTTACACCAGGGCAAGCTGATCGCGGCTTCCCAGGCGGCTGAGGAAGGGATTGCCCGCAAAAGCCCGCCTCAAACCCGCCTAGAGCAGGTGCGGCAGATTGCTCAATTCTTGAGCCGCCCGCCCCTAGAAGCACCCCGCGCCGTAGTCGTGGTCGAGGCGGCTGAAACTATGGCCGAGGGGGCGGCCAACGGTCTGCTGAAAACCCTGGAAGAACCGGGGCAGGCGACGATTATTTTGCTGGCCCCTGGCCCACAATCGCTGTTGCCTACCCTGGTGTCGCGCTGTCAGACGGTTCCCTTTCAGCGGCTGAACGCGGCAGATATGGCAACGGTGCTCCAGCGGGCGGGGCAAGCTGAGGCGCTAGGGCAACCGCAAATCTTGGCGATGGCCCAGGGGAGCCCAGGGGGTGCGATCGCCGCCTATCAACAGCTTCAAACCATTCCTGCCGACCTGCTTAACGCCCTGCATCAACCCCCCCGTAGCCTACGCGAAGCTTTAGAGCAGGGTCGCCAGGTCACCAAAACCCTCGATACCGAGTCGCAGCTTTGGTTGCTCGATTACCTGCTCAACTGGTACTGGCAAAGCTACCCCACCGAAAGCCTCCAGTGGCTGCCCAAACTTGAAGCCGCCAAAGGCTACCTACGCCGCTTCGTGCAGCCCCGCTTAGTGTGGGAGGTCATGCTGATGGCGCTAGTTGAATCGCCAGGGAACCACTAG
- a CDS encoding FHA domain-containing protein, translated as MPLHTKLSNILIVEDSKGRREIVLDGSVYSIGRDPKCDIRLSSQFVSRHHATLVQLPKDDDTFYYRIVDGNLKGKPSANGMLINGRKLQAHDLKNEDEIVFGPQARAIYYQLKRDSQSTLPPDEFDITLISPNMVEEGDEESDSLDDDTEI; from the coding sequence ATGCCACTCCACACCAAACTCAGTAATATTCTCATTGTTGAAGATAGTAAAGGCCGCCGAGAAATTGTCTTGGATGGGTCGGTATACTCCATCGGGCGAGATCCTAAGTGCGACATTCGCCTGTCGTCGCAGTTTGTGTCGCGGCATCACGCCACCCTGGTGCAGCTGCCGAAGGACGATGACACGTTTTACTACCGCATAGTTGACGGCAACCTAAAGGGCAAACCCAGCGCCAATGGAATGCTGATTAATGGGCGCAAGCTCCAGGCCCACGACCTCAAAAACGAAGATGAGATTGTGTTTGGTCCCCAAGCTCGCGCTATTTACTACCAGCTTAAGCGCGATAGCCAATCGACTCTGCCCCCCGACGAGTTTGATATCACGCTCATTAGCCCCAACATGGTTGAAGAGGGCGATGAGGAGTCGGATAGTCTAGATGATGACACCGAGATCTAG
- a CDS encoding CAP domain-containing protein translates to MKLFSMPFAKRFIYIRQTVSFVAVALALVGCEPTDLEQLVERIPPVTRIGREPPAAPDATGAQSSAVAEMETLVYERINEIRQQEGLNPLQPNGSLAQVARQYSQRMAAENFFGHVSPTGDAPAQRVSDANILYAMVGENLFTSTNAPDPAPLAVQGWMDSPGHRENILRSGFTETGVGVWQRGSTYYFTQLFMRPL, encoded by the coding sequence TTGAAACTGTTCTCGATGCCTTTTGCCAAACGCTTTATCTACATTCGTCAAACCGTTAGTTTTGTCGCTGTGGCCCTGGCGCTGGTTGGTTGCGAGCCTACTGATTTAGAACAACTGGTCGAACGCATTCCTCCAGTTACTCGCATTGGGCGAGAGCCGCCCGCAGCGCCAGACGCAACAGGAGCTCAGTCATCGGCTGTCGCCGAGATGGAAACTCTAGTCTATGAGCGCATCAATGAGATTCGACAGCAGGAAGGCCTCAATCCTCTACAGCCCAACGGGTCACTGGCTCAGGTAGCGCGTCAGTACAGCCAGCGAATGGCTGCCGAAAACTTTTTTGGCCACGTCAGCCCCACCGGGGATGCCCCGGCCCAGCGAGTATCAGACGCAAATATTCTCTACGCCATGGTGGGCGAAAATTTGTTTACCAGCACCAATGCCCCCGACCCCGCCCCTTTAGCCGTGCAGGGCTGGATGGATAGCCCCGGGCACCGAGAAAATATCCTGCGATCGGGCTTTACTGAAACGGGGGTAGGCGTCTGGCAAAGGGGCAGCACCTATTATTTCACTCAGTTATTTATGCGCCCTTTGTAA